The nucleotide sequence TTGAGCCAGAGAGAAATCGGTCAGCGCGTTCAACCATTCCTGAAGGCTCTCCAGCGACAAAGGCTTGTTTCGCGCTTGGTCGATCCGCCATGTCGCCTCTTCGAGGCGCGTGGCCGCCTCTTCTAACTGTTTGGGAAGGGCCATTTTCTCCTCCATTTTAAGAAAAGATCATCCTCATAAACTGGGTCTCATCATAACCTCCTGGCTTAGAACATTCTGGAGATTGGTTTCATCTTTAAAATAGAATCATGATCCGGGCCGGGCTGTCCAGCCCCCTTTTGGGGTGTTGATTCGACTGGGTAAGAATCCTAAAGTAAAAGTAAGCGGATATGGAACTGAGACCGAAGAGATGGAGATTTCAGTGAAATGCTACTTAGACGATCAGGGGGAAGAGACGCCGACTGCTTTCTTCATGGGGGACCGTCGGATTGAGGTGGTGGAGGTGCTTGACCGATGGCTTGCGCCGGATCATCGCTACTTCAAAGTCGAGGGGGATGACGGAGCGCTTTACATTCTCCGGCATGAGGTCGTATCGGACAAGTGGGTGTTAACGTTGTTCAAGCAACAAGGGAGGAAAACATGAAAAAGAAACGATCCACCCGACGGCAGGAGACATTGCAGCAGATCCTCCATCAAACGCGTGAAAAGGTCGTCACAGATATCGAAAAGCAGCTCGGGCAAGAGCTCGACCCCCGCCGGATCGATATTGCGATGGATACGGGGGACTGGGCCGCATTTGAGTTGAGCGAGGGGATCGACCAACGGCTCCTGGAGATGCGATACAAAACCTATAAAGAAATCGCCGACGCCTTTCGCAGACTGGAAGCCGGAACCTATGGTGTCTGCGAGCGTTGCGGCGAGGAGGTCCCTGTCGAGCGTCTGAAGGTGGAACCGTTCGCACGCTATTGCGTCCCTTGCCTCACTCAGATCGAAGCCCTTCAAGAGGCGGAGAAGGAAACAGGCAAATTGTATACTCTCTGAGAGACCCTTCCGGCGCCGTCTCTCGAAGCATTAAACATTCGAATCGATGAGCGCTTTACCCATCGCTCAGATAGGAGGAAAAATGAAGATAAAATGGATCAGCTGGGCAAACGGCATCCTTGGCCTTTTACTCTTGATTGTCCCGTTTACATTATCTGCGCAGACCACATTCGGATACAACGGATCGCGTCCCGCATTTTGGAATAGTGTAATCGTCGGCATTCTGATCGGAGCATTTTCTTTTTGGGAAGCGATAAAGACTGAGAACTGGAACGTGAGTACGATTGTTTCCGTTCTGGGAATATGGCTGATCTTTGCCCCGTATCTGATGGGCTACTCCGAAATTCGACCCATTTTCTGGAGTAATCTGATCATCGGCCTAACTGTAGCCTTGCTGGCAAACTATCAGACGAT is from Candidatus Manganitrophus noduliformans and encodes:
- a CDS encoding TraR/DksA family transcriptional regulator, yielding MKKKRSTRRQETLQQILHQTREKVVTDIEKQLGQELDPRRIDIAMDTGDWAAFELSEGIDQRLLEMRYKTYKEIADAFRRLEAGTYGVCERCGEEVPVERLKVEPFARYCVPCLTQIEALQEAEKETGKLYTL
- a CDS encoding SPW repeat protein, which produces MKIKWISWANGILGLLLLIVPFTLSAQTTFGYNGSRPAFWNSVIVGILIGAFSFWEAIKTENWNVSTIVSVLGIWLIFAPYLMGYSEIRPIFWSNLIIGLTVALLANYQTMRVPRRLILHGRH